In Antechinus flavipes isolate AdamAnt ecotype Samford, QLD, Australia chromosome 3, AdamAnt_v2, whole genome shotgun sequence, a genomic segment contains:
- the LOC127556977 gene encoding tripartite motif-containing protein 64-like: MLQKVQTDVTCNICTSYFSEPVTLHCGHSFCRECLSSCWRATTQAFSCPECRQVPQIRVLPLVNECLAQLTDLVKRFSFQVLQSTKGQSQCALHGKVFKLFCEQDQTPLCVECCEIHGAHEISPVGEAALECRKQLQNMQSHLGKHFEEAESLLAQQSPVEWRKMIKEEYCKLYRLVKAQEFICIERIRQDQRARQDRLTQYIQTLQKLKLELQEAGCQPNLDLLQDAKKFLERGESELSQRTTTVFPELREYPIPGLIERLNRFREDIRLITTPATFYLSISEDLRSVKATENWKAPQDLEDSECYAAVAKQAFSSGRHYWEVDVSQVPQWTLGIYTTYPRRKKRRFVESLDFAFLLRCVKKEDGYYIRTYSGSLNHRLKGPIPRVGVYLEYSPGTLVFYNVLQRSLIYKFHPISFTAPVRPIFCPGPPLPGIQPGPMILCPVDSHLCACCFSSQ; encoded by the coding sequence ATGCTGCAGAAAGTGCAGACTGATGTCACCTGCAACATCTGTACCAGCTACTTCTCTGAGCCAGTCACCCTTCATTGTGGACACAGCTTTTGCAGAGAATGTCTCTCCTCCTGCTGGAGGGCAACAACCCAGGCTTTCTCTTGTCCTGAATGCAGGCAAGTGCCCCAGATCAGAGTATTACCCCTAGTCAATGAGTGCCTAGCACAGCTGACTGACCTGGTCAAAAGGTTCAGCTTCCAGGTTTTGCAGAGTACTAAGGGACAGAGCCAGTGCGCCCTTCACGGGAAAGTCTTTAAGCTCTTTTGCGAACAGGACCAGACACCACTGTGTGTGGAATGCTGTGAAATCCATGGGGCTCATGAGATCTCTCCTGTAGGAGAGGCGGCTCTTGAGTGCAGGAAACAGCTCCAGAACATGCAGAGTCATTTGGGGAAACATTTTGAAGAAGCTGAGAGCCTTCTAGCTCAGCAGAGCCCTGTGGAGTGgagaaaaatgatcaaagaagaataCTGCAAACTGTACCGCTTAGTGAAAGCACAAGAATTCATCTGTATTGAAAGGATAAGACAAGATCAAAGAGCAAGGCAGGACAGACTAACCCAGTATATACAAACTCTTCAGAAGCTCAAACTAGAACTGCAGGAAGCAGGCTGCCAACCCAATCTGGATCTGCTACAAGATGCCAAGAAGTTCCTGGAAAGGGGTGAGTCAGAGCTGTCCCAAAGGACCACAACTGTCTTCCCAGAGCTGAGAGAGTATCCTATCCCTGGCCTGATAGAGAGGCTCAATCGATTCAGAGAGGATATCAGACTGATCACCACACCAGCCACTTTCTATTTGAGTATTTCTGAGGATCTGAGGAGTGTGAAGGCTACAGAAAACTGGAAGGCGCCCCAGGATCTTGAAGACTCGGAATGCTATGCTGCCGTTGCTAAGCAGGCCTTCAGCTCAGGCAGACACTATTGGGAGGTGGATGTAAGTCAGGTACCTCAGTGGACACTGGGGATCTATACCACCTACCCGAGAAGAAAAAAGCGCAGGTTTGTGGAATCCCttgattttgctttcttgcttcGATGCGTCAAGAAGGAAGACGGTTATTATATCAGAACCTATTCTGGATCACTGAATCATCGGTTGAAAGGCCCTATACCCAGGGTTGGGGTCTACCTGGAATATAGCCCTGGAACTCTTGTTTTTTACAACGTTCTCCAGCGCTCCCTTATTTATAAGTTCCACCCCATTTCTTTCACAGCGCCCGTCAGACCCATCTTTTGTCCTGGCCCCCCACTTCCAGGAATTCAGCCTGGTCCCATGATTCTCTGTCCAGTGGACTCCCATCTTTGTGCTTGTTGCTTTTCATCTCAGTGA